A genomic window from Candidatus Pelagisphaera phototrophica includes:
- a CDS encoding arylesterase — translation MLLRNIALLVLAFSLFCSTESQLRGSDESNERAILFFGDSLTAGYGVDYDQSYPKVLQSLLSEQNLKWEVIPSGVSGETTAGGLRRIDWILRNPIDVFVLALGANDGLRGIDLSTTRANLIAIASRVRERYPDVHIVIAGMKMPPNLGVSYTDEFEKLYPSVAETLGATLIPFLLEGVGGDPRLNQRDGIHPNPEGHRWIAKHLLDSLKPVLLDQNS, via the coding sequence ATGTTGCTTAGAAATATCGCCCTATTGGTTTTGGCGTTCAGCCTGTTTTGCTCTACAGAAAGCCAATTACGGGGCTCGGACGAAAGCAACGAACGAGCGATTCTATTCTTCGGGGACAGCCTTACGGCCGGTTATGGCGTAGACTATGATCAATCCTATCCAAAGGTTCTCCAGTCTTTGCTAAGTGAGCAGAATTTGAAATGGGAAGTCATACCTTCCGGTGTAAGTGGAGAGACGACCGCGGGTGGCCTTAGACGAATTGACTGGATATTGAGAAATCCGATAGACGTATTTGTCTTGGCACTGGGAGCAAATGACGGACTCAGAGGAATCGATCTTTCCACCACAAGGGCCAATTTGATCGCTATCGCCAGCCGCGTGAGGGAAAGGTATCCTGACGTCCACATTGTGATCGCCGGCATGAAAATGCCTCCGAACTTAGGGGTGAGCTATACCGATGAGTTTGAAAAGCTGTACCCTTCCGTTGCGGAAACTTTGGGGGCAACCCTAATACCGTTTTTATTAGAAGGAGTCGGTGGGGATCCCCGACTAAATCAAAGAGACGGGATACATCCAAATCCAGAGGGCCATAGATGGATAGCCAAGCACTTGCTCGATAGTCTTAAACCCGTACTTCTAGACCAGAATTCGTAG
- a CDS encoding efflux RND transporter periplasmic adaptor subunit — protein sequence MSDKKESLLLRLVKYVLPIFFIFASFGIIVTAFVFKPVPEKKETIQVLPVVEIIEARSKPITLEARSQGIVESRTETLLVAEVTGRIQSISNSFFAGGYFKKGDPLIEIDPVDYRANLALSKSRLAEARLAYEQEKALADQAREDWESFGRGEGSDLTLRKPQLERAKAVYESALAGVEMAKRDLERTTVKAPYDGRIHEKFADIGQMVSARQSQLARIYSTDTAEIRLPISLKDIEYLELPESYSNRSANDTKPRVIVRGSYGGEQYEWEGVIDRTEGAIDPKTRLSYVVAKIEEPYKKNESSDRPPLKVGLFVEASIQGKRIDNAFQIPRKALRENNTVYTVDRESRIVFKDVEVYQTDTEWAIITAGLEDGDRICITPLEYAVMGMRVERESKESIKILKTEIN from the coding sequence ATGTCGGATAAAAAAGAATCGCTACTTTTAAGATTGGTAAAATACGTGCTGCCGATCTTCTTCATTTTTGCCTCGTTTGGGATAATTGTAACCGCATTTGTCTTTAAACCGGTACCCGAGAAGAAGGAGACCATTCAAGTGCTTCCTGTGGTAGAAATAATTGAGGCAAGATCCAAACCGATAACACTTGAGGCCCGAAGCCAGGGTATCGTGGAATCTCGGACGGAAACCTTACTCGTTGCAGAAGTCACAGGGCGCATTCAGTCAATTTCCAATTCCTTTTTCGCTGGAGGATATTTCAAGAAAGGTGATCCCCTTATTGAAATTGACCCCGTAGATTATCGAGCCAATTTGGCCTTATCCAAAAGCCGGTTGGCTGAGGCGAGATTGGCCTATGAGCAGGAAAAGGCACTCGCCGATCAAGCGCGAGAGGACTGGGAAAGTTTCGGACGTGGGGAAGGCTCTGATCTAACCCTTCGCAAACCGCAGCTAGAGCGCGCGAAGGCGGTCTACGAGTCAGCTTTAGCAGGTGTGGAAATGGCGAAGCGTGATCTTGAACGAACGACGGTGAAAGCGCCCTACGATGGTCGTATTCATGAAAAATTCGCGGACATCGGCCAAATGGTCTCGGCAAGGCAAAGCCAGTTGGCGCGTATTTACTCTACGGATACTGCGGAAATTCGACTACCCATCTCCCTAAAGGATATCGAATACCTCGAACTTCCTGAATCCTACAGCAATCGCTCAGCCAACGACACAAAACCAAGGGTCATCGTGAGAGGATCCTATGGAGGGGAACAATATGAGTGGGAAGGCGTGATAGATCGGACAGAGGGAGCCATTGATCCCAAAACCCGCCTCTCTTATGTCGTAGCCAAAATAGAGGAGCCGTATAAAAAAAACGAAAGCAGCGATCGCCCCCCACTCAAAGTCGGACTTTTCGTCGAAGCGTCGATTCAAGGAAAACGCATCGATAATGCATTTCAAATCCCCAGAAAAGCTCTGCGGGAGAATAATACGGTATACACTGTCGATCGGGAGAGTCGAATCGTTTTCAAAGACGTGGAAGTCTACCAAACGGATACGGAATGGGCGATTATTACAGCGGGACTCGAAGACGGAGACCGCATTTGCATTACTCCATTGGAGTACGCCGTAATGGGAATGCGGGTAGAGCGGGAATCGAAGGAGTCTATTAAAATCCTGAAAACTGAAATCAACTAA
- a CDS encoding ABC transporter permease has protein sequence MSDLRRSSKKLKPQLNWVLKMAWRDTRRSRGKLALFAFSVIFGVAALVAVNSLRSNLEAEVDRQSKALLGSDLEFRSSEPFDDKAEELFSSLNASGEAIDTRLSTMALFIELDQTRLVSLRAMSGGFPWYGTLDTRPEGLNFSEMEGKVALVEESLKIQYGLEIGDTIRIGDAEFEVIGEVLRIPGESSFGSSFSPRILIPQIHLESTNLLGFGSRKTFRKHFVFENGLSEDLIKTLRSKEPEIRSSGLRFDTAEEQKGSIGNMLDEMTSYLSLVGFVALLLGGVGIAGAVQVYLKEKSESMAVLRCLGCSGQTSMMVFCIQIFLMGFVGCLLGAILGVGVQAALPRIVQSFVPFDLEFEIVWPSLAEAFAFAWALTLLFAFLPLLPMRKLSPMRAIRSSLGVQKGRSDWLVWLASGLIGILTLTFSILQTDEVTEALGVFGGIVVAILVLTATGIGLRGLLRRLSSRTLPFVWRQGLSNLYRPNNRTVSLIVMIGMGAFLIYTLYLCEVSILKRGEINDQDDKPNTVFFDVQSDQVDRVKQIIQENGSELKFHDPMVTMRLTHISSTSVSQLRRNPGYERWALSREYRSTFRAELREHEPLVEGEFVSASSLDSDDPIPISIEERLVEALSLKIGDTLSWDVQGLPLDTIVTSIRKVDWRQMQPNFFVVFPSGVLEGAPANHIIAVKANGVERIAALQGDVVKRYPNVSAINLSMVLETLKDVFDKVGFVVRFMASFTILTGLIALIATVLTSRYQRVKESVLLRSLGASIGQVRRIMAIEYFLLGGLGSATGITLSLAGAWAMTQFVFKIDLYIPWGMTIGSIIGIGVITLLTGMLNSLGIANRSPIEALRYD, from the coding sequence ATGAGCGATTTGAGGAGGAGTTCGAAAAAGCTCAAACCACAACTTAATTGGGTGCTCAAAATGGCATGGCGCGATACGCGTCGCTCCAGAGGGAAGTTAGCTCTGTTTGCCTTTTCCGTTATATTTGGGGTTGCGGCACTGGTGGCGGTGAACTCGCTACGTAGCAATTTAGAAGCTGAAGTCGATCGGCAATCTAAGGCCCTTCTCGGTTCTGACTTGGAATTCAGAAGCTCAGAGCCCTTTGACGATAAGGCAGAAGAACTCTTTAGTTCCCTAAACGCTTCGGGCGAAGCCATCGATACGCGCCTTTCGACGATGGCGTTGTTTATCGAGTTAGACCAGACCCGTCTGGTTTCATTGCGAGCTATGTCAGGGGGATTTCCTTGGTATGGTACACTTGATACGCGGCCTGAGGGATTGAATTTCTCCGAGATGGAAGGCAAAGTTGCCTTGGTAGAAGAATCATTAAAAATTCAATACGGACTGGAGATCGGAGATACTATACGCATCGGGGATGCGGAATTTGAGGTAATTGGCGAAGTGCTGAGAATTCCAGGGGAATCCTCCTTTGGCAGTTCGTTTTCACCTCGCATCCTGATCCCGCAGATTCATCTGGAATCAACGAATTTGCTAGGTTTCGGAAGCCGAAAGACCTTTCGGAAGCATTTCGTGTTTGAGAACGGTCTGAGTGAAGATTTAATAAAGACTCTGCGATCCAAGGAGCCCGAGATTCGTTCCAGTGGCCTGCGTTTTGATACGGCCGAAGAGCAGAAAGGAAGCATCGGTAACATGCTGGATGAAATGACCAGCTACTTGAGCTTGGTCGGGTTTGTCGCTCTTCTTCTTGGTGGCGTTGGAATTGCAGGAGCAGTTCAAGTGTATCTGAAGGAAAAATCCGAGTCAATGGCTGTGCTAAGGTGCCTTGGCTGTAGCGGGCAGACCAGTATGATGGTTTTTTGCATACAAATTTTTCTAATGGGTTTTGTCGGTTGTCTTTTGGGAGCGATTTTGGGGGTCGGCGTTCAGGCGGCGTTGCCAAGGATCGTTCAGTCTTTCGTTCCATTCGATTTGGAGTTCGAGATTGTATGGCCAAGCTTAGCAGAGGCATTCGCCTTTGCTTGGGCTTTAACATTGCTGTTCGCCTTCCTTCCTCTACTTCCAATGCGAAAGCTTTCCCCGATGCGGGCGATTCGATCGTCTTTGGGAGTACAAAAGGGCCGGAGTGACTGGCTGGTATGGCTAGCTTCGGGACTGATTGGTATCCTTACTCTGACATTTTCGATTTTGCAAACTGACGAAGTCACTGAAGCACTGGGTGTTTTCGGAGGAATCGTTGTCGCAATACTAGTGCTCACGGCCACGGGCATCGGTCTTAGAGGGCTGTTGAGAAGGTTGTCTTCTAGAACGTTACCCTTTGTATGGCGACAAGGTTTGAGCAACCTCTACCGCCCTAACAATCGTACCGTTTCGTTAATAGTGATGATCGGTATGGGTGCCTTCCTCATCTACACGCTGTACCTCTGTGAGGTGAGTATTTTGAAGAGGGGTGAAATCAATGACCAGGACGATAAGCCTAATACGGTCTTCTTTGACGTTCAGAGCGACCAAGTCGATCGGGTAAAGCAAATTATCCAGGAAAACGGGAGCGAGTTGAAGTTTCATGATCCCATGGTGACGATGCGGCTGACCCATATTAGTTCAACGTCTGTCTCTCAACTCCGTCGAAACCCCGGTTATGAAAGGTGGGCTTTGTCCCGCGAGTACCGATCCACTTTTAGAGCAGAACTTCGAGAGCACGAACCGCTTGTTGAGGGGGAATTCGTGTCAGCTTCGAGTCTGGATAGCGATGATCCCATTCCTATTTCAATAGAAGAGAGACTGGTTGAGGCACTGAGTCTGAAGATCGGTGACACGCTTTCCTGGGATGTGCAAGGGCTGCCCTTGGACACGATCGTTACCAGTATTAGAAAAGTCGACTGGAGGCAAATGCAGCCTAATTTCTTCGTTGTCTTTCCGAGTGGTGTCCTTGAGGGAGCCCCCGCAAATCACATCATCGCAGTCAAGGCGAACGGTGTGGAACGAATTGCCGCCCTGCAAGGGGACGTGGTCAAGCGATATCCCAATGTATCCGCAATTAACTTATCAATGGTGCTGGAAACGCTTAAAGACGTATTTGACAAAGTAGGGTTCGTCGTTCGCTTCATGGCATCATTTACGATTCTAACGGGGCTGATCGCACTCATTGCAACGGTCCTTACGAGTCGGTATCAGCGAGTAAAGGAAAGCGTTCTCCTCCGTTCGCTTGGCGCGAGTATTGGACAAGTTCGTAGAATTATGGCGATTGAATATTTTCTACTGGGCGGATTGGGAAGTGCCACCGGCATTACCTTGTCACTCGCCGGCGCCTGGGCCATGACACAATTTGTTTTCAAGATCGATCTCTACATTCCTTGGGGAATGACGATCGGGTCGATCATAGGGATCGGCGTCATTACCTTGCTAACTGGCATGCTAAACAGTCTGGGAATCGCCAATCGATCGCCCATTGAAGCACTGCGATACGATTAA
- a CDS encoding efflux transporter outer membrane subunit, with protein MTRNTNWLHFAFFTLFISGCATAPMEPQSVASPKDYDEFLASKPLESRESIKWAGRFGDETLNQLIAEALDVNFGLDAAEAQARAAEAAARIAGSLRIPSLSLGLNSSNQKSRFSFLNFQRIETESHALNLRSQWEVDVWGRLKDTHASGLANFEAAEADVRALKLSIAGQVARSWFNMLEAQRQWQLAIDSSESLEQKLASLDRRYDRGLVTSLDLRLTRAQAASSRALIQQRKTQLNNAKRSLEVLLGRYPSATQDSSHSLPSLNSDVPGGLQAELVARRPDLYAAERRLAAILAQQNNVAKNWLPRLALTGSSGTTSSELTNLLDSDFSVWSIAGDLAANLFAAGRLKSERVQSQAQAESQLAQYRSTVLTAFQEVENALSSEIDLSLLREESAIAADENQKAEDLAWEQYDKGLVDITTLLDAQRRADESTSQLISIQNQRLQNRINLHLALGGDFE; from the coding sequence ATGACCAGAAATACAAATTGGCTACATTTCGCCTTCTTTACGCTTTTCATTTCCGGATGTGCGACGGCACCTATGGAACCACAATCGGTAGCCAGCCCTAAAGATTATGATGAGTTTCTCGCGTCAAAGCCTCTTGAGTCCAGAGAGTCGATAAAATGGGCCGGTCGATTCGGAGACGAAACCTTGAATCAACTCATAGCTGAAGCGCTGGACGTCAATTTTGGTCTTGATGCCGCAGAAGCCCAAGCGAGAGCCGCGGAGGCTGCAGCAAGAATTGCTGGCTCACTCAGAATCCCAAGTCTTTCATTGGGACTCAATTCCTCCAACCAGAAAAGTCGATTTTCGTTCCTCAATTTTCAAAGAATTGAAACGGAATCACACGCCCTTAACCTGAGAAGCCAATGGGAGGTCGATGTCTGGGGTCGCCTAAAAGATACCCACGCTTCGGGATTGGCTAATTTTGAAGCAGCGGAAGCAGATGTAAGGGCTCTCAAGCTATCAATTGCCGGCCAGGTGGCTCGCTCTTGGTTCAATATGCTCGAAGCCCAGCGCCAATGGCAGCTCGCGATTGACTCCTCAGAATCGCTTGAACAAAAGCTAGCGTCGCTTGATCGAAGATACGATCGCGGTTTAGTGACGAGTTTAGATCTCAGGCTGACGCGGGCCCAAGCCGCCTCCAGTCGTGCGCTGATACAGCAACGAAAAACACAACTGAATAACGCCAAGCGATCCCTGGAAGTGCTTCTCGGCCGATATCCCTCTGCAACCCAGGACAGCAGCCACTCGCTACCTTCACTAAACAGCGATGTCCCTGGAGGCCTGCAGGCAGAATTAGTAGCAAGGCGTCCTGACCTGTACGCGGCGGAACGACGTCTGGCGGCAATACTCGCTCAGCAGAATAACGTAGCCAAAAATTGGCTACCTAGGCTCGCGCTAACTGGGAGCTCTGGTACCACAAGCAGTGAATTAACTAATTTGCTAGATTCTGATTTCTCGGTTTGGTCGATCGCTGGGGATCTTGCGGCCAACCTGTTCGCTGCAGGTCGTCTAAAGTCCGAACGTGTCCAATCTCAAGCGCAAGCGGAGTCTCAGCTAGCCCAATACCGCTCCACTGTCTTGACAGCCTTTCAGGAGGTCGAGAATGCGCTTTCTAGCGAAATTGACCTTTCGCTATTGAGAGAGGAATCCGCCATAGCCGCTGATGAAAATCAAAAAGCCGAGGATCTTGCTTGGGAGCAGTATGACAAAGGCCTCGTAGACATCACCACCCTTTTGGATGCCCAACGGAGGGCGGACGAAAGCACCAGCCAACTCATTTCCATACAAAATCAACGCCTTCAAAATCGCATCAATCTGCATCTCGCATTGGGAGGCGATTTTGAATAA
- a CDS encoding TetR/AcrR family transcriptional regulator, protein MNDTQVKIIEAAEIEFAERGYGGASIREITKRAGVNIAAINYHFGTKEVLFKEMVRHRIEPINHLRIDMLEKATIENDSKPLPIQKVVDFMVRPLLSQFIGEPGTDFRFMRAMGKAMSEERPFMKELHQDILKEIVAKFSKAISDSLGHPGFEKISYGMHFLSCCMLGVMMQHSRLQFISCGKIDLHDTDGLADHLVAFISSGLEAVSKLSPKT, encoded by the coding sequence ATGAACGATACGCAGGTAAAAATCATCGAAGCGGCCGAAATTGAATTTGCTGAGCGGGGGTACGGAGGGGCTTCGATTCGAGAGATTACCAAACGTGCCGGTGTCAATATCGCCGCGATCAACTACCATTTTGGTACCAAAGAGGTCCTTTTCAAAGAAATGGTACGTCATCGTATCGAGCCGATAAATCATCTGCGAATCGATATGCTCGAAAAGGCAACTATTGAGAATGATTCAAAACCGCTTCCGATCCAGAAAGTGGTCGACTTTATGGTTCGTCCACTACTTTCCCAGTTTATAGGCGAGCCCGGGACTGATTTCCGCTTCATGCGAGCTATGGGAAAAGCGATGTCGGAAGAACGCCCTTTCATGAAAGAACTGCATCAGGATATATTAAAGGAAATCGTTGCGAAATTTTCGAAAGCAATTTCCGATTCCCTCGGCCACCCAGGCTTTGAGAAGATTTCCTATGGCATGCACTTTCTTTCCTGCTGTATGCTAGGGGTCATGATGCAGCATTCGCGACTCCAATTTATTTCCTGTGGCAAAATCGATCTGCACGACACGGATGGCTTAGCTGACCATCTCGTAGCTTTTATTAGCTCGGGGCTCGAGGCGGTTTCAAAGCTGAGTCCAAAGACTTGA
- a CDS encoding ABC transporter ATP-binding protein — protein sequence MSGAVILSLDKVSKSFASGDRLLEVLKESSLEARLGESIAIVGPSGSGKTTLLGICAGLDSPTKGEVSLNGESLSTLTEDQRSDIRNHYVGFVFQNFQLLPTLTALENVMVPLELRGETGVESAAIEMLEKVGLGERVHHYPVQLSGGEQQRVALARAFINRPKILFADEPTGNLDADTSHSIVDLLFQLNRDAGTTLILVTHDRELAEKTDRTLRIELGRVTVER from the coding sequence ATGTCTGGAGCGGTCATTTTGAGTTTAGATAAAGTGAGCAAGTCTTTCGCTAGTGGCGATCGGCTACTCGAAGTTCTTAAAGAATCTAGCCTGGAGGCTCGCCTGGGAGAGTCCATCGCTATCGTTGGTCCATCGGGAAGTGGTAAAACAACCCTGCTCGGGATCTGCGCGGGACTGGATTCGCCCACCAAAGGCGAGGTCAGCCTAAACGGGGAATCTTTGAGCACACTGACTGAAGACCAGCGGTCAGATATCAGAAATCATTACGTGGGATTTGTTTTCCAGAATTTCCAGTTGCTGCCAACTTTGACGGCACTGGAAAACGTGATGGTGCCGCTCGAGCTCCGAGGCGAAACAGGAGTCGAGTCCGCGGCCATTGAGATGCTGGAGAAAGTGGGTCTTGGCGAAAGGGTTCATCACTATCCAGTCCAGCTTTCAGGGGGGGAGCAGCAGCGCGTGGCATTGGCACGAGCCTTTATCAATCGCCCCAAAATACTGTTCGCAGATGAGCCAACGGGTAATTTGGATGCGGATACCAGTCATTCGATAGTCGATTTGCTATTTCAACTGAATCGGGATGCCGGTACGACGCTGATTTTGGTTACCCATGATCGGGAGCTAGCGGAGAAGACCGATCGAACCCTTCGTATCGAGCTGGGAAGGGTTACGGTAGAGCGATGA
- a CDS encoding efflux RND transporter permease subunit — protein MIAWFTRNGVAANLVMLILVIGGIASYLTVKKELFPQFSLDIVTIRVPYLGASPEEVEESVIIRIEEAIQSIDGIKELRSVAQEGYGSVTATVEKGYELAKVKDEIKTRVDAITTFPVDTERPIVDEPLIPKEVIRISVFGDAGEKEIKKIADRIRNELVEFDGISQAEVQGVRDYEISIEVSENTLRNYNLTFDQVVQAVRGSSVDLPGGLIKAEGGEISLRTTEQAYIGTDFSEIILLTNPDGGKIRLGDIATVRDGFAEQDIITKFNGKLAAIILVKEVGSENPLKISELVYDYVEKASETWMPNGVELEAWSDSSFYLQGRIDMLLENGFIGFLLVLVTLAIFLRPSLALFVAIGIPVSFLATIAIAPALGITINLLSLFAFILVLGIVVDDAIVVGESVFTEFQTNGHGVESAVKGAERVSMPVTFAIITTAVAFIPVFFLPGMIGKFMYVIPIVVIPTLLFSLVQSKLVLPYHLTLCHVGDRGGREKLNPISKLQRRFSDGMERFIQNVYMPILDKALSFRWLTLSLFLFALATSIALVAFGAIRFVFFPNVPSDYIFLELKMAEGTPLPETQKAMERIDRAIDEISTEQIDQGSIDPVRNKSVFIGYSVVSGGPGPASMSSGANVGSIILELSKAELRDSNADEIAQIWREKVGEIPGARKLNFLSSASGPVGLPVDIRLTGRNFGDLKAASMEIQEELKQFEGLLDIRDTYSEGKRELKVKLKDDARPLGLTAGDLGRQIRYAFYGAEAQRVQRDKEDVRVMVRYPKDERESLGNLESMRIVAPNGSRIPISEIADIEYGTGYPSISRLNRKRIINVQADANKAVANSDDISSSIYGKFPGDPDSILGRVLQKYPGVTSVKGGEAKDMEESTPAIIGGMLLVLVMIYALLAIPFKSYLQPLIVISVIPFGIGGAIYGHLINFQNLGTPQDMSLLSLLGIIAMSGVVVNDSLVLVDRVNRLRIQGMSVFDAVHVGGSQRFRAIILTSITTFVGLVPILMEKSLQAQFLIPMATSLAFGVLFATFITLLLVPCTYLILEDFKSLFAWWWRGLRGKQKSAEAVAKVQEVAS, from the coding sequence ATGATAGCCTGGTTTACAAGAAACGGAGTCGCAGCGAATTTGGTGATGTTGATCCTCGTCATCGGCGGGATCGCTTCCTATCTCACCGTAAAGAAGGAGCTATTTCCACAATTCTCTCTGGATATAGTCACAATACGGGTTCCGTATCTCGGGGCATCGCCTGAAGAGGTCGAAGAATCTGTAATCATACGCATTGAAGAAGCGATTCAGTCGATTGATGGAATCAAAGAACTTCGCTCGGTCGCCCAGGAGGGCTATGGTTCAGTAACCGCGACGGTGGAAAAAGGATACGAGTTAGCGAAGGTCAAAGACGAGATCAAAACACGTGTTGATGCGATCACGACGTTTCCAGTCGACACCGAGCGCCCTATCGTTGACGAACCCCTTATTCCCAAGGAAGTCATCCGTATTTCCGTGTTCGGAGACGCGGGTGAAAAGGAGATCAAGAAGATCGCCGATCGGATTAGAAACGAGTTGGTAGAGTTCGATGGGATCAGCCAAGCAGAGGTTCAAGGGGTTAGAGACTACGAAATTTCAATCGAAGTATCCGAAAATACACTGCGAAATTACAACCTTACTTTCGATCAAGTCGTTCAGGCAGTCAGAGGGAGTTCCGTCGATTTGCCGGGTGGACTCATAAAGGCGGAAGGCGGAGAAATTTCGCTTCGCACTACTGAACAAGCCTACATTGGTACCGATTTTAGTGAAATCATCTTGTTAACCAATCCCGATGGCGGGAAAATAAGGCTTGGAGACATCGCCACAGTTCGGGACGGGTTTGCTGAGCAGGACATAATCACCAAGTTCAACGGCAAGCTCGCAGCCATCATTCTCGTCAAGGAGGTAGGAAGCGAAAATCCATTGAAAATATCGGAACTCGTTTATGACTACGTGGAAAAGGCCTCCGAGACCTGGATGCCGAACGGGGTTGAACTAGAGGCTTGGAGCGACTCATCATTTTACCTTCAAGGCCGTATCGATATGCTGCTGGAAAACGGCTTTATCGGCTTTTTGCTAGTCCTAGTCACACTGGCCATTTTCCTGCGACCTTCCCTCGCCCTGTTCGTAGCCATCGGTATACCAGTAAGTTTTCTAGCGACAATCGCCATCGCGCCTGCACTAGGGATAACGATTAATCTTCTTTCTCTCTTCGCGTTCATTTTAGTCTTAGGGATCGTCGTTGATGATGCGATTGTCGTTGGAGAAAGCGTATTCACGGAATTCCAAACAAACGGTCACGGAGTTGAAAGCGCGGTAAAAGGTGCTGAGCGGGTTTCAATGCCAGTGACGTTCGCTATCATCACTACAGCCGTTGCCTTCATACCAGTATTCTTTTTGCCGGGTATGATTGGTAAGTTCATGTACGTGATCCCCATTGTAGTGATCCCCACCCTGCTTTTCTCATTGGTACAGAGCAAACTCGTTCTTCCTTATCATCTGACCCTTTGTCATGTAGGCGACAGAGGAGGCAGGGAAAAGCTCAACCCTATTTCAAAATTGCAGCGGCGTTTCTCGGATGGAATGGAACGTTTCATCCAAAACGTCTATATGCCTATTCTCGACAAGGCCCTTTCGTTTCGCTGGCTAACACTTTCCCTTTTCCTGTTCGCCTTAGCCACCTCCATCGCCCTTGTGGCATTCGGAGCGATTCGATTCGTCTTCTTTCCGAATGTTCCTTCCGACTACATTTTCCTTGAACTCAAGATGGCCGAGGGAACTCCGTTACCCGAAACGCAAAAGGCAATGGAACGAATTGACAGGGCCATCGACGAGATATCGACGGAACAAATAGATCAAGGGTCCATTGATCCGGTTAGAAACAAATCAGTATTCATTGGATACAGCGTGGTTTCTGGAGGACCAGGGCCCGCATCGATGAGCTCTGGCGCTAACGTGGGGTCGATTATCCTTGAGCTTTCTAAAGCGGAGCTTCGAGATTCCAATGCGGACGAGATCGCTCAAATTTGGCGCGAAAAAGTCGGAGAGATTCCCGGTGCCAGAAAACTGAATTTCCTTTCAAGCGCTTCCGGGCCCGTTGGCCTACCGGTTGACATTCGCTTAACTGGAAGAAACTTCGGCGATTTGAAGGCTGCCTCAATGGAGATACAGGAGGAGCTTAAACAGTTCGAAGGTTTGCTGGATATACGTGACACCTATTCAGAAGGGAAACGAGAGCTCAAGGTCAAATTGAAAGACGATGCTCGACCTTTGGGGCTTACCGCCGGCGATTTGGGGCGACAGATCCGCTATGCATTCTATGGAGCCGAAGCCCAACGGGTCCAGCGGGACAAGGAGGACGTCCGAGTCATGGTACGCTATCCCAAAGACGAGCGCGAATCGCTTGGGAATTTGGAATCGATGCGGATCGTTGCTCCCAATGGATCAAGAATCCCGATATCAGAGATTGCAGATATTGAATACGGCACTGGCTACCCATCGATTTCCCGCCTGAATCGAAAGCGAATTATCAATGTTCAGGCGGACGCCAACAAAGCAGTCGCGAATTCTGACGATATTAGTTCCTCAATCTATGGAAAGTTTCCAGGAGATCCAGATTCAATTCTGGGTCGCGTTCTGCAAAAGTATCCTGGAGTAACTTCCGTTAAAGGAGGGGAAGCAAAAGATATGGAAGAGTCGACTCCCGCGATTATCGGAGGGATGCTCCTCGTTTTAGTCATGATCTATGCTTTGCTCGCAATCCCTTTTAAAAGCTACCTTCAGCCATTGATCGTAATCTCGGTAATTCCTTTCGGGATTGGAGGAGCCATCTACGGTCACTTAATCAATTTTCAAAACCTCGGAACACCGCAGGACATGAGTCTTCTTTCGCTTCTTGGAATAATAGCGATGTCGGGTGTCGTCGTAAACGATTCACTCGTTCTAGTGGATCGGGTTAACCGACTTCGAATTCAAGGCATGTCCGTTTTTGATGCGGTCCATGTGGGAGGAAGCCAGCGATTTAGGGCGATCATTCTAACATCAATCACCACCTTTGTAGGTCTAGTCCCAATACTTATGGAAAAGAGTCTTCAGGCTCAGTTCTTAATTCCCATGGCAACGTCCCTCGCCTTTGGCGTATTATTCGCCACATTTATCACGCTCTTGCTTGTGCCCTGTACCTATCTGATTTTGGAGGACTTCAAATCGCTATTCGCCTGGTGGTGGAGAGGATTGCGTGGCAAGCAAAAGTCCGCTGAAGCAGTCGCAAAAGTCCAGGAAGTCGCTTCTTAA